The Glycine max cultivar Williams 82 chromosome 3, Glycine_max_v4.0, whole genome shotgun sequence sequence CTTAATTTTGAATCTAATATTAATATGACactttctcatttatttaataaaattaatcttataaaattattattctcttttatttatttattaattttcttgatttatctaaaataatttaaaacaataattattttacaaccCTACAAATAGTATTTATACGCACTCATTTTTTTCTCGTCATGTCACTCTTTCTATCTCattttctcctcttttttttccaatatttttatttcttttccatcATATATGTTGCTTTCCCCCAACtatgtttttttccttcctAATATTTTCTGTTTCATTCCAATCCACCCCAAAATGAGGCCGTGTTCATTATTTTTCCTGATCTTCTAGtcacaaaacaaaagcataAAGCTTCTCACTACCTAATTCCTCTAAGTTCTATATCTGATAAGCTTGTGTACTAGGCCACAAATCTCCCATGGAGAAAACGGTTCACATAGCAGTAGTTCCTGGTCCTGGCTTCAGCCACTTAGTCCCAATTCTTCAATTCTCAAAGAGACTTGTTCATCTCCATCAAAACTTTCATGTCACATGCATAATTCCCTCAGTAGGGTCTCCCTCATGTGCCTCAAAATCCATCCTTGAAACTCTTCCACCAAATATAACCTCTATTTTTCTTCAACCAGTGAAACCTGAAAACCTACCACAAGAGGTTGCTATAGAAGCCCAAATTCAGTTCACAGTGACCTTCTCTCTGCCATCTATACATCAAACCCTCAAGACCTTAACTTCAAGGACTCACTTTGTGGCCTTGGTGGCTGATTCTTTTGCCTTTGAGGCATTAGATTTTGCTAAAGAACTCAACATGTTGTCATATATTTACTTCCCTACATCAGCAACAACACTCTCTTGGTACTTGTATGTGCCCAAATTGGACAAGGAAACATCATGTGAGTATAGAGATTTTCCTGAGCCAATTCAAATACCAGGTTGTGTACCAATTCACGGCAGGGATCTCAATAACCAAGCTCAAGATCGATCGAGTCAAGCTTACAAACTCTTCGTCCAACGCGCTCAGCGACTCCCTTTGGTTGATGGGATTTTCATGAATACCTTCTTGGAAATGGAAACAAGTCCTATAAGAACATTGAAAGAGGAGGGAAGAGGGTCCCCTCTTGTGTATGATGTTGGACCAATTGTCCAAGGTGGtgatgatgatgctaaaggGTTGGACTTGGAGTGTTTAACGTGGTTGGACAAACAACAAGTCGGTtctgttttgtttgtttcttttgggAGTGGTGGAACACTCTCACAAGAGCAAATAACTGAGCTTGCTTGTGGTTTGGACTTGAGTAATCATAAGTTCTTATGGGTTGTGAGAGCACCAAGTAGTTTAGCCAGTGATGCATATCTCAGTGCACAAAATGATTTTGATCCTTCGAAATTCCTGCCATGTGGGTTTTTGGAGAGAACCAAAGAGAAAGGTATGGTTGTTCCTTCATGGGCACCCCAAATTCAAGTCCTTAGCCACAGTTCAGTTGGTGGATTCTTGACTCACTGTGGTTGGAATTCAATCCTCGAGAGTGTGCTAAAGGGTGTTCCATTCATCACATGGCCACTGTTTGCTGAGCAGAGAATGAATACGGTTTTGCTATGTGAGGGTCTCAAAGTTGGAGTGAGGCCAAGAGTTGGTGAAAATGGTTTGGTGGAAAGGGTTGAAATTGTGAAGGTGATAAAGTGTCTaatggaagaggaagaaggtGAGAAAATGCGTGAAAGAATGAATGAGTTAAAAGAAGCTGCTATTAATGCTATCAAAGAAGATGGGTCTTCTACAAGGACCCTTTCTCAGTTAGCACTGAAGTGGAAGAGTTTGGCAtaagaaaataagttttatgAAATGCTTGGTAAGGATCTTTGcccttctttttttccttcttttgtttTAATCCTGATTCTGCCTTCTAATAATTGCTAGTTATTCTGTGCTTCTTGGCACCAATGATTATTACATGTAAAATTCCAATCTAGAATGTGATCATCATCATGATTTGCACTATTAAGCATTTTGTTAGAATGTTGATCTGAGTTCGTCTTGTATTCAACATGTGTGAAcccttttgaatttgcttactAACGTGTTTTTATGGTACGATAGGGAATTAGAGACTAACGATTGTGCAATATTGGATTTGATTACAATCATTTTGCATACTTGAAGTTTATGGTTCTGCAATGTccataaataaagagaaacgACAAAAAAGGATGACTAGTTATGAAAGATGAGAACGAATATACCCTTCATTAATAAATTCTGAGTACAAAAACGTGCATATATAATTCAGAAAATACAagagcttaaatatgtttttgatttttaatatatacatgaattttgtgtttaattttttataaaaaaaatttcacatctactctttcatatttgaaaaattttattttagatttttgttgTCAATTAAGTGATGACATATTTACTTGATAACGTGTTTTGTGATGACTCAAAAATTATTcgtatttgttttaaaattaaatttaaatttttttactgttaAAAACTACCATAatcaattaagtaaaaaaaatataaccttCTTCCGAGTCATCCACCAACCCTTGACCTATCTTCTCCTTCAACCTTCATTCTCCAAAACAaatctcattttaaaaaaatctcacaaaTACTATTATTCTTTCCGAATCCTAGATTTTGTTTCTTCAAACTTACATTACGATCAAATAGAGGTAAAGTTGAAAATAATTGCATTCCAAGAGAgaatgttacattttggcatgGAGTTGAACACCTTAATTGAAATTTGGttctaaattttgttcttttctacTTAAAGATAATCCTAAAACTTATGGTCAGAAAACAATATTGTGGATCCTTCTACAAAAGGGTTGACGAGTCATGAATGAAGTTCAACAATGAACATCCGTTTTCATGTGATTAGTGATCCCATGAATGAAGTACAAcgggtaataaaaaaattgtttgctgACTAAagtacacaaaaaaaataattttttacggAAATTGTAGCAATATTAAAGGTGAGGTATtgcatatatgtttttttataaaaagaataccTCTTAATGGATCCAGTGTCAATTATTGTAAGGGTGAGGGTCACAAACCACTCTTTGAAGATTCATGTGTGGTGGTGGGATTGCTATTGTAAGATATGGACTAATCTCTAACTGACACTCACGAAACAAGATACATGCACAATGTCGTGGAACGCGCAATCACGTATTAGAACCTAAATGAACAGTAACATTGTAGGGGTTGTGCACTAAAGCCCGATTaaagaaaacataattcaaGACAATTAAGTCTCCACATTTTTTCTCGGGTGAAAATTCATAAAGACTAGGTATAAGGCTTAAATCCGAAAGGTTCCTTTTATTGAAATACAACATCACATActctttcttttatgtttctttcatgtgggagaatgttagtaaatatttgttttataatttaaaatttataaaaacatattacttatattgattttgtttttataaaataaaatatttattttagaatctaTTGTGTAAAACTATAATTCCTATCTCTTAGGTGTGATGGTTTTACTTTGAGTTTTTTTGTGCTGCATGAGGATATCTATGCATGTATATATCTATCTCCTTTAGCCAAAAACAcaagtagaaaaataattttgcattttcatctaaatttcttctatttca is a genomic window containing:
- the LOC100778639 gene encoding hydroquinone glucosyltransferase, which produces MEKTVHIAVVPGPGFSHLVPILQFSKRLVHLHQNFHVTCIIPSVGSPSCASKSILETLPPNITSIFLQPVKPENLPQEVAIEAQIQFTVTFSLPSIHQTLKTLTSRTHFVALVADSFAFEALDFAKELNMLSYIYFPTSATTLSWYLYVPKLDKETSCEYRDFPEPIQIPGCVPIHGRDLNNQAQDRSSQAYKLFVQRAQRLPLVDGIFMNTFLEMETSPIRTLKEEGRGSPLVYDVGPIVQGGDDDAKGLDLECLTWLDKQQVGSVLFVSFGSGGTLSQEQITELACGLDLSNHKFLWVVRAPSSLASDAYLSAQNDFDPSKFLPCGFLERTKEKGMVVPSWAPQIQVLSHSSVGGFLTHCGWNSILESVLKGVPFITWPLFAEQRMNTVLLCEGLKVGVRPRVGENGLVERVEIVKVIKCLMEEEEGEKMRERMNELKEAAINAIKEDGSSTRTLSQLALKWKSLA